The proteins below are encoded in one region of Garra rufa chromosome 12, GarRuf1.0, whole genome shotgun sequence:
- the fhl2b gene encoding four and a half LIM domains protein 2b, with amino-acid sequence MAERYDCHYCKESLFGKKYVLRDDNPYCVKCYESLYSNTCEECKKPIGCNSRDLSYKDRHWHDDCFHCFKCHRSLVDKPFSTKDEQLLCTECYSNEYSSKCFECKKTIMPGSRKMEHKGNSWHETCFTCQRCQQPIGTKSFIPKDNSNYCVPCYEKQFALQCVHCKKPITTGGVTYHDQPWHKDCFLCTGCKQQLSGQRFTSRDDFPYCLNCFCNLYAKKCAGCTTPISGLGGSKYISFEERQWHNDCFNCKKCLVSLVGRGFLTERDDILCPDCGKDI; translated from the exons ATGGCAGAACGCTACGACTGCCACTACTGCAAGGAGTCCTTGTTTGGGAAGAAGTATGTTCTGCGTGATGACAATCCATACTGTGTGAAGTGCTACGAGAGCCTCTACTCCAACACCTGTGAGGAGTGCAAGAAACCCATTGGCTGCAACAGCAGA GATCTGTCTTATAAGGACCGTCACTGGCATGATGACTGCTTCCACTGCTTCAAATGTCACCGTTCTTTGGTGGACAAACCGTTCTCTACCAAGGACGAGCAGCTGCTGTGCACTGAGTGTTACTCCAATGAGTATTCCTCTAAATGTTTTGAGTGCAAAAAGACAATCATGCCAG GCTCCAGGAAGATGGAGCACAAGGGGAACAGCTGGCATGAAACCTGCTTTACCTGCCAGCGCTGTCAGCAGCCTATTGGAACCAAGAGCTTCATTCCTAAGGACAACAGTAACTACTGCGTGCCCTGCTACGAGAAGCAATTTGCACTGCAGTGTGTGCACTGCAAGAAG CCAATCACCACTGGCGGCGTGACCTACCATGACCAGCCTTGGCATAAGGACTGCTTCTTATGCACTGGCTGTAAGCAGCAGCTGTCTGGTCAGCGCTTCACTTCTCGTGATGACTTTCCCTATTGCCTCAACTGCTTCTGCAATCTGTATGCCAAGAAGTGTGCTGGCTGCACCACCCCTATTAGCG GTCTGGGAGGCAGCAAATACATCTCCTTTGAAGAGAGACAGTGGCACAATGACTGCTTCAACTGCAAGAAGTGTTTGGTGTCCCTGGTGGGCCGCGGCTTCCTGACGGAGAGAGATGACATCCTGTGTCCTGACTGTGGCAAAGACATCTGA